A stretch of Labrus mixtus chromosome 7, fLabMix1.1, whole genome shotgun sequence DNA encodes these proteins:
- the LOC132977889 gene encoding rootletin-like isoform X2, with the protein MSAENSDTDTNKLESVIQRLEESVLSEEKRLTVRGPSPDAPPTCLPARVREIVTKNLNDNAGAMSSVMSIQEENRVLQGELSRLEDLLAHSRADRDELAIKYGAISERLEQALCFETGDEDNDSPDSRSLAQQNVDLRRRLDEEQAAYKRKLTAYQEGQQRQAQLVQKLQAKVLQYKKRCGDLEQMLQVKSSELEKHRPTSETSNGSNQDESCSNLEDALIHLEEEQQRSSSLSAVNAMLREQLEQAGLANEALSQDIRRLTADWTRAREELEQKESDWRREEESFHSYFSREHSRLLTLWRQVVGFRRHICELKSATERDLSDMRNELSRASHSAQVYCADVSAALLSQEGGAALALEREKALRVQLEEQLRERVSEMINLQTRTDSERVELNVRLSDSVREGEKLKGQIEDRDQEIVALMRRLEEQKGNDETEMQVLRAHTETLCDTLRDIAQAVFSDGESSSEADQDNSSSALLALIRGSSPCRSPSPRRSASPSRPSSSMAPISDAGLSALRSAVTNKTIQLQDVRGRLLSTQSSAQQLRKQLSETESAKRDAEQRNQALQRERDAAQRERETTQREKERLKQERDTLASEKAALEKTVQAAQSSGHGLQMDCEKLQLTVACTQRERDNEREEKETAIQERDRAKAETQRIKKQWDQSESRASAQRGELSAVKETHQQGEVERQLLEGERAQLSDALARAESSKAELSLLLNKLQSEDAALRDSLAKMGSLNEGLVQDKADLNTYIFQLEEDKALLQIQRREAEQEKLTIRDELVRLEQERLELDSTRICLHNSLQDSEQSRTGIEEELLTLRTDRLKLQEQVSQLCAEVTALGAELSFSRGESQRSEVALEEAGRSRADLARDKAGLVVQLTASERENTVLSEELGAFRSERESLETSLFELQQQLVQVDSRREQLEAENQNLRVRCETSAAELRRLRSDEENLLAQTEREKQAITQTLNAALQEAQQALRKTVSEHQEEMERLVSEKEVMQSSLLMEHEGTVRKLRQEAEDQLRRAHRETEELQDDLRSLQHDRDQSLLQAETEKQQALSLKEAEKAVLCDRLSSLQAELSAAALEAEQMSREAAHYKEQEQFKFDTLTSELQELRCQLEDAASLHERDVQSLQETCTGLQSRADNALKELDQCRASLSANEESRDQLRREVLDIERHLNQSQEEAEKYRREGTDLRRSLDDVTKERDAFSQSNSQLRESLRGAESERISLKRQCEEKEQRLAVLEENFSSAQKEAMELRGCLREVERSRLEARRELQELRRQLKVLDGEKEQKGMEVAELQARLTLEEQREEERGKDIINLKQKLTEAETARDSLKRELSMTVKRLEESESGWRGCERELSAQLQETRGCEKKLQDEIKNLTLRAQVAQDSAAQSSLQLSEAQGRLAATEAELTRAEAGRRDLEFRLSSIQSALTRTLGIGAGGRGGRGRSPGASSASPATISRHHSISPLRSSLSPPKELRLSTSDITLGSGAVSPERGDTPLPLPQPELDPDTLRGDLRDFLQELREAQRERDDVRRQLGVLQRELEELAEERDSAQGRLSQLQNALQENQEGKRGLDERLTTTQILLQQQEEAVRRGDRERRTLMDRVKDLERALQTAETDKKHTQEQLNKQRAAELRLEAERKRLREALEASEARATRVELGRRSLEGELQRLKLSLGDREAEGQASQERCDSLLKKVAEGEARVSLMQREVERLSQALLKAQEGENSLKEKTSSVKKSLQEATAAHSSTQSRLGAMQKTLNVAEQDKRLLQEKIDEARTSSAEGKRNISVLTERVQSLQSELSQSELRREELEAELNNNQEALRQRSASLAEAQRSAQAAQTERATVEERLRGLQRAVAMLETEKKDAERQAVRLEKDKNALRNTLDKVERQKLKTEEGSMRLSAEKNRLDRSLNTTEQELQEAQQQILMLQTQLAEMEQSHSLCESLARQRDEAQHETERLRSSYRDVERTLGTRERAHRHRVKGLEEQVSTLKEQLQQEMKRKASLPSSLMSPGN; encoded by the exons ATGAGCGCTGAAAACTCAGACACCGACACCAACAAACTAGAATCTGTGATACAG aggctggaggagagcgtTTTGTCTGAGGAGAAGAGGCTGACGGTCCGAGGTCCTTCACCAGATGCCCCCCCTACATGTCTGCCAGCACGAGTACGAGAGATAGTCACAAAGAACCTGAACGACAACG CTGGAGCCATGTCCTCGGTCATGTCCATCCAGGAGGAGAACCGGGTGCTGCAGGGAGAGCTGTCGAGGCTGGAGGACCTGCTGGCACACAGCCGAGCGGACCGAGATGAGCTCGCCATCAAGTATGGCGCAATTAGTGAACGG CTGGAGCAGGCACTATGTTTTGAGACCGGAGACGAAGACAATGATTCGCCTGACTCTCGCAGCTTGGCGCAGCAGAACGTGGATTTACGGCGGCGGCTGGACGAGGAGCAGGCGGCCTACAAGCGTAAACTCACTGCGTACCAGGAGGGTCAGCAGAGGCAGGCGCAGCTCGTTCAGAAGTTGCAGGCCAAG GTGCTTCAGTACAAAAAGAGGTGTGGAGATCTGGAGCAGATGCTGCAGGTGAAGTCATCGGAGCTGGAGAAACACAGGCCGACA AGTGAAACATCAAATGGAAGCAATCAAGATGAATCATGCAGCAACCTGGAGGACGCTTTAATCCATCTGGAAGAAGAACAACAGAG AAGTAGCAGTCTCTCTGCAGTGAATGCCATGCTGAGGGAGCAGCTGGAGCAGGCCGGTTTGGCCAATGAAGCTCTTAGCCAGGACATACGCAGACTCACTGCTGATTGGACCAGAGCCAGGGAGGAATTGGAACAAAAGGAGTCTgactggaggagagaagaggag TCCTTCCACAGTTATTTTAGCCGCGAGCACAGCAGGCTGCTTACACTGTGGCGGCAGGTGGTCGGATTTCGGAGGCATATCTGTGAACTAAAGAGCGCTACTGAAAG GGACTTGTCAGATATGCGTAACGAGCTGTCTCGGGCGTCACACTCTGCTCAAGTGTACTGTGCGGATGTGTCTGCCGCGCTTCTCAGCCAGGAGGGGGGAGCCGCTCTGGCCCTGGAGCGGGAGAAGGCACTGCGCGTTCAGCTGGAAGAGCAGCTGAGAGAACGCGTGTCAGAGATGATCAATCTTCAGACCAGAACAGACTCCGAGAGGGTTGAGCTTAACGTCAG GTTGTCAGATTCTGTGCGAGAGGGGGAGAAACTAAAGGGCCAAATTGAAGACAGAGACCAAGAAATTGTGGCGCTGATGAGGAGGCTCGAG GAGCAGAAAGGTAATGATGAGACTGAGATGCAGGTGCTTAGAGCTCACACAGAGACGCTGTGTGACACCCTGCGAGACATtgctcag GCGGTTTTCTCAGACGGAGAGTCGTCATCTGAAGCAGACCAAGACAACTCCAGTTCTGCGCTGCTAGCTTTGATCCGTGGCTCCTCCCCCTGCCGCTCTCCCTCTCCTCGCAGGTCTGCCTCCCCGTCTCGGCCCTCATCCTCGATGGCTCCTATCTCTGACGCCGGGCTGTCTGCACTGCGCTCTGCAGTCACAAATAAGACAATCCAGCTGCAG gatGTTCGAGGGCGTCTGCTCTCCACTCAGTCTTCGGCACAACAGTTGCGAAAGCAGCTTTCCGAGACAGAATCTGCTAAAAGGGACGCAGAACAGCGAAACCaagctctgcagagagagagggatgctgctcagagagagagggagaccacacagagagaaaaggagcgTCTGAAGCAGGAGAGAGACACCCTTGCAAG tgagaaggcggCCTTGGAGAAGACCGTGCAGGCTGCGCAGAGCAGCGGTCATGGCCTGCAGATGGACTGTGAGAAGCTTCAGCTGACTGTGGCGTGCACACAGCGAGAGCGAGACAacgagagggaggagaaggagacggCCATTCAGGAGAGAGACCGGGCTAAGGCAGAGACTCAGAGGAT AAAGAAGCAGTGGGATCAGAGCGAGAGTCGAGCCTCTGCTCAACGTGGAGAGCTGTCTGCAGTGAAGGAGACTCACCAGCAGGGGGAGGTGGAGAGGCAGCTGCTGGAGGGAGAGCGAGCCCAACTCTCTGATGCTCTTGCTCGG GCTGAAAGCAGTAAAGCAGAGCTCTCCCTGCTGCTCAACAAGCTGCAGTCTGAGGATGCAGCTCTAAGAGACTCTCTGGCCAAGATGGGAAGCCTGAATGAAGGCCTAGTCCAGGACAAAGCTGACCTCAACACCTACATCTTCCAG CTGGAGGAAGACAAGGCCCTCCTGCAGATCCAGAGACGGGAGGCCGAGCAGGAGAAGTTGACCATCAGAGACGAGCTGGTCCGATTGGAGCAGGAACGGCTGGAGCTGGACTCGACCCGCATCTGTCTGCACAACTCACTGCAGGACTCTGAGCAAAGCAGGACCGGGATTGAAGAAGAGCTGCTGACTCTCAGGACGGACAGACTGAAGCTGCAGGAGCAAGTCTCACAG CTTTGTGCTGAGGTGACGGCTCTGGGAGCAGAGTTAAGTTTTTCCAGAGGAGAGAGTCAGCGTAGTGAGGTGGCCTTAGAAGAAGCAGGCCGGAGTCGAGCAGATCTGGCCCGGGACAAAGCTGGACTGGTGGTCCAGCTGACGgcgtcagagagagaaaacactgtGCTGTCAGAGGAACTAGGagctttcag GTCTGAGCGGGAATCACTGGAAACTAGTCTGTTTGagttgcagcagcagctcgttCAGGTGGATTCTCGTAGAGAACAGCTGGAGGCAGAGAACCAAAACCTTCGAGTCCGCTGTGAGACTTCAGCag CCGAACTGCGGCGACTTCGTTCAGATGAAGAAAATCTCTTGGCCCAGACTGAGAGGGAGAAACAGGCTATTACCCAGACTCTAAACGCTGCACTGCAGGAGGCCCAGCAGGCTTTACGCAAGACCGTCTCCGAACatcaggaggagatggagaggctGGTCTCAGAAAAG GAGGTCATGCAGAGCAGCCTGCTGATGGAGCATGAGGGCACTGTGAGGAAGCTTAGGCAGGAGGCAGAGGATCAGCTGCGCAGAGCACATAGAGaaacagaggagctgcaggatgaCCTGAGGAGCCTCCAGCACGACAGAGATCAGagtctgctgcaggctgaaactgagaaacaacag GCCCTCTCTCtgaaggaggcagagaaagCAGTGTTGTGTGACAGGTTGTCgtccctgcaggctgagctgtCAGCTGCAGCTTTGGAAGCCGAGCAGATGTCGAGAGAAGCAGCACATTACAAAGAGCAGGAGCAG TTCAAATTTGATACACTGACCAGTGAGCTGCAGGAGCTTCGCTGTCAGCTGGAGGACGCAGCCTCTCTTCATGAGAGGGACGTTCAGAGCCTACAGGAGACCTGCACTGGTCTTCAGTCTCGGGCTGATAATGCTTTAAAGGAG CTGGACCAATGCAGAGCTTCTCTCTCTGCTAACGAGGAAAGTCGAGACCAGTTGAGGCGGGAGGTGTTGGACATTGAGCGACATCTTAACCAGAGTCAGGAAGAAGCTGAAAAGTACAGAAGAGAGGGGACGGACCTGCGACGCAGCCTCGATGACGTCACCAAAGAGAGAGATGCTTTCAGCCAATCAAATAGCCAGCTGAGAGAAAGTCTGAGAGGTGCAGAATCAGAGAGGATCAG cctTAAAAGGCAAtgtgaggagaaggagcagaggCTCGCTGTGCTGGAGGAGAATTTCTCATCTGCTCAGAAGGAGGCGATGGAGCTGCGGGGCTGTCTGAGAGAAGTTGAAAGGTCACGACTGGAAGCTCGGAGAGAACTCCAGGAGCTCCGCAGACAG CTGAAGGTTCTGGACGGAGAGAAGGAGCAGAAAGGGATGGAGGTGGCAGAGCTACAGGCTCGCCTGACgctggaggagcagagagaggaggagagagggaaagacattATCAATCTAAAACAGAAGTTAACTGAAGCTGAAACAGCTCGAGACTCCCTCAAAAGAGAA CTCTCTATGACAGTGAAGCGGCTAGAGGAGTCTGAGTCAGGCTGGCGTGGGTGTGAGAGAGAACTGAGCGCTCAGCTGCAGGAGACTCGTGGCTGTGAGAAAAAGCTGCAGGATGAGATTAAGAACCTGACCCTACGCGCTCAGGTGGCTCAGGACTCTGCAGCCCAGTCCAGCCTGCAACTGAGTGAGGCTCAGGGTCGCCTGGCTGCCACGGAGGCTGAACTGACCCGAGCCGAGGCCGGGAGGAGGGACCTGGAGTTTCGGCTAAGCAGCATTCAGTCGGCTCTGACACGGACGCTGGGCATCGGAGCAGGTGGGAGAGGAGGCCGGGGGAGGAGCCCAGGAGCGAGCTCTGCATCACCAGCCACTATTTCTCGCCACCACAGCATCTCACCCCTGCGCTCATCACTGTCGCCCCCTAAAG aatTAAGATTGAGCACCTCTGACATCACTTTAGGCTCAGGGGCCGTGTCACCTGAGAGAGGGGACACACCGCTGCCTCTCCCCCAGCCAGAGCTTGACCCTGACACCCTCCGAGGTGACCTCAGAGACTTCCTGCAGGAGCTGCGtgaggcacagagagagagg GATGATGTGCGAAGGCAGCTGGGGgtcctgcagagagagctggaggagctggcaGAGGAACGAGACTCTGCTCAGGGTCGTCTTTCTCAGCTTCAAAACGCCTTACAGGAAAATCAAGAAG GGAAGCGTGGGCTGGATGAACGTCTGACCACCACTCAGATTTTGctccagcagcaggaggaggcggtgaggagaggagacagagagaggaggactctcATGGACAGGGTTAAGGATTTAGAGCGAGCGCTTCAGACCGCTGAGACggataaaaaacacacacag GAGCAGTTAAATAAGCAGCGTGCTGCAGAGCTGCGTCTGGAGGCGGAGAGGAAACGTCTTCGGGAGGCGCTGGAGGCATCTGAAGCCCGGGCGACCAGGGTGGAGCTGGGGAGGCGCAGTCTGGAGGGGGAGCTGCAGAGACTTAAACTGAGTCTGGGAGACCGGGAGGCGGAGGGCCAGGCCTCCCAGGAGCGCTGTGACTCTCTGCTGAAAAAG GTGGCAGAAGGAGAGGCCCGTGTGTCCCTGAtgcagagagaggtggagaggctGAGCCAGGCTCTGCTCAAAGCTCAGGAAGGTGAAAATTCTCTCAAAGAGAAGACGTCCTCCGTCAAAAAGAGCCTCCAGGAGGCAACGGCTGCTCACAGCAGTACACAGAGTCGTCTGGGTGCTATGCAGAAGACGCTGAATGTGGCTGAACAGGACAAAAGGCTATTAcag gaaaaaatagatGAAGCCCGGACATCATCAGCGGAGGGGAAAAGGAACATTTCTGTCCTCACTGAGCGTGTGCAAAGCTTGCAAAGTGAATTAAGCCAGAGTGAGCTGAGACGAGAGGAACTGGAGGCAGAGCTCAACAACAATCAAGAG GCTCTGCGTCAGCGCTCGGCCAGTCTAGCGGAGGCTCAGCGCAGCGCTCAGGCAGCTCAGACAGAGAGGGCCACTGTTGAGGAGCGACTGCGTGGGCTGCAACGAGCTGTCGCCATGCTGGAGACTGAAAAGAAAGATGCTGAGAGACAGGCTGTGAGGCTGGAAAAAGACAAGAATGCTCTGAGGAATACACTGGATAAG GTTGAGCGTCAGAAGCTGAAGACTGAGGAGGGCAGCATGCGGCTGTCCGCAGAGAAAAACCGCCTGGATCGCTCGCTTAACACCACGGAGCAGGAGCTACAGGAAGCTCAGCAACAGATACTGATGCTGCAG ACTCAGCTGGCTGAGATGGAGCAGTCGCACAGTCTGTGTGAGAGTTTGGCGAGGCAGCGTGACGAGGCCCAGCACGAGACGGAGAGACTGAGGAGCAGCTACAGGGACGTGGAGCGAACGCTGGGTACCAGGGAGCGAGctcacagacacagagtcaAAGGCCTGGAGGAGCAG GTGTCCACCCTGAAGGAGCAGCTGCAACAAGAGATGAAACGGAAAGCTTCTCTTCCATCCTCCTTGATGTCACCGGGAAACTGA